In Geopsychrobacter electrodiphilus DSM 16401, a single window of DNA contains:
- a CDS encoding malate synthase: MRTTAKTNGDPQLQIRDNLAADYADIYTPEALVALTFMSQFNAEQKRLMMERTKRRTARIKERKAIGFLAPDAVIQGTGIRVQDARDGKFVGAVIPHDLQRQWIQGTGPAAKPNSPVKANLRNVAYALLSGADGWMFDGEDALGQITTMSLDNQRSLKLAIARDPLFYEVAEQVAVEMNAWAREFFGREIIADWRSQLDFTTKIFRARGLHLDDRHIRVDGQSLSASAVDMCLYVVNNYKNLLKDGSSIVLYLPKIQTAEEAGFWSRMLTALEGHLSLAEGTIKVYVLVEQLEQTFQLMEIRAALGLHFVGFNTGRWDYINSVSDATSWDMDFVNPNIESIVMTYGYMRNYEDRVRRAVNTPDAKGNFALWQGGMEPNIPVGSKEGVASSMKKAKAGAEREQREGASGKWIAHWKMAHIIRPVWEVVGEANQLGRNFAPLGYTAEDAAGLTLLEPAPRTVRGARNLLSVALQYGNAFGQGMQAAALKPADFFGNDDILYLMEDMATGEIRLSILWEWIHKGAALTEDDTESGLKAGDVFNLEIFNRLLEEEYAKLLAANNRDVYDASKITTLPIARAIVEAYVLDPVKAPWYIDLLNINLNNEDLGVARQRIAQYLDAYKNTGVRITENLDTISAACR, translated from the coding sequence ATGAGGACCACAGCAAAGACCAACGGCGACCCGCAGCTGCAGATCCGGGACAATCTGGCGGCAGACTATGCCGACATCTACACACCGGAAGCACTTGTCGCCCTGACCTTCATGTCGCAGTTCAACGCTGAACAGAAGCGTCTGATGATGGAGCGCACCAAGCGCCGTACCGCACGCATCAAGGAGCGCAAAGCTATCGGTTTTCTTGCCCCTGATGCTGTCATTCAGGGGACCGGTATTCGGGTCCAGGATGCGCGGGATGGCAAGTTTGTTGGCGCCGTTATCCCCCATGACCTGCAACGGCAGTGGATTCAGGGAACGGGTCCGGCCGCCAAGCCGAACTCCCCGGTCAAGGCGAACCTGAGGAATGTCGCCTATGCCCTGCTCTCGGGTGCCGACGGCTGGATGTTTGACGGTGAGGATGCCCTGGGTCAGATCACCACCATGTCCCTTGACAACCAGCGCAGCCTCAAGCTGGCCATCGCCCGTGATCCTCTCTTTTATGAAGTAGCCGAACAGGTCGCCGTTGAAATGAACGCCTGGGCGCGTGAGTTCTTCGGCCGCGAGATCATCGCCGACTGGCGAAGTCAACTCGACTTCACGACCAAAATCTTCCGTGCGCGCGGACTGCACCTGGACGACCGGCATATCCGCGTGGATGGCCAGTCGCTCTCCGCCTCCGCCGTCGACATGTGCCTCTATGTGGTCAATAACTATAAGAATCTGCTCAAGGACGGTTCCTCCATCGTTCTCTACCTGCCCAAAATTCAGACCGCCGAAGAGGCCGGTTTCTGGAGCCGGATGCTGACCGCCCTCGAAGGGCATCTGAGTCTGGCTGAAGGTACGATCAAGGTCTACGTGCTGGTCGAACAGCTGGAGCAGACATTCCAGCTGATGGAGATTCGCGCGGCTCTGGGTCTGCATTTCGTCGGTTTCAACACCGGTCGCTGGGACTACATCAACAGCGTCTCCGACGCCACCAGCTGGGACATGGACTTTGTCAATCCCAACATCGAATCGATCGTCATGACTTACGGCTACATGCGCAACTACGAAGATCGCGTGCGCCGCGCGGTGAACACTCCGGACGCCAAAGGCAACTTTGCCCTCTGGCAGGGGGGGATGGAGCCGAATATTCCGGTCGGTTCAAAAGAAGGCGTCGCGAGCAGCATGAAAAAGGCCAAGGCCGGCGCCGAACGCGAGCAGCGTGAGGGGGCCAGTGGCAAGTGGATTGCGCACTGGAAGATGGCGCATATCATCCGCCCGGTCTGGGAAGTGGTCGGTGAGGCGAACCAGCTCGGGCGCAATTTTGCGCCGCTCGGCTACACGGCTGAGGATGCCGCTGGCCTGACCCTGCTGGAACCTGCGCCACGCACCGTACGCGGCGCACGCAACCTTTTGAGTGTGGCGCTGCAGTATGGCAACGCCTTCGGTCAGGGGATGCAGGCGGCGGCGCTTAAACCGGCCGACTTTTTCGGCAACGATGACATCCTCTATCTGATGGAAGATATGGCGACCGGCGAGATACGCCTGAGCATTCTGTGGGAATGGATCCACAAAGGCGCCGCGCTGACTGAAGATGATACCGAAAGCGGACTCAAAGCCGGTGACGTTTTCAACCTTGAGATTTTCAACCGTCTGCTCGAAGAGGAATACGCCAAGCTCCTCGCGGCGAATAACCGTGACGTCTACGATGCCTCCAAGATCACGACCCTGCCGATTGCGCGCGCCATTGTTGAAGCTTATGTCCTCGATCCGGTCAAAGCGCCCTGGTATATCGATCTGCTGAATATCAATCTCAACAATGAGGATCTCGGGGTTGCCCGGCAGCGGATCGCTCAGTATCTGGACGCCTACAAAAATACGGGCGTGCGCATCACCGAAAATCTTGACACCATATCGGCTGCGTGCCGTTAG
- a CDS encoding pyridoxal-phosphate-dependent aminotransferase family protein, producing MSVKSFNPPVRTLMGPGPSDVHPRILEALSRPTIGHLDPEFIRLMDELKELLQYAFQTKNALTMPVSAPGSAGMETCFVNLVEPGDKVIVCQNGVFGGRMKENVERCGGVAVLVEDTWGEAIDIGKLEEALKAHPDAKIIAMVQAETSTGAQSDVAALVTLAHAHDCLTIVDAVTSLGGTPLKVDEWGIDAIYSGSQKCLSCTPGLSPVSFNERAQEKILTRKTRVQSWFLDLTLVMGYWGSGTRRAYHHTAPINALYSLHESLLMLQEEGLENAWARHHKNHLALRAGLEAMGLKFIVKEGERLPQLNAVTIPAGVDEAVVRGRLLGEYNLEIGAGLGALAGKVWRIGLMGHSSRAENILLCIGALEAVLSDMGADITSGVALSAMQKALG from the coding sequence ATGTCCGTTAAATCATTTAATCCTCCTGTCCGCACCCTGATGGGACCGGGTCCCTCTGATGTTCATCCCCGTATCCTGGAGGCGCTTTCGCGTCCGACCATTGGACACCTCGATCCTGAATTTATCCGCCTGATGGATGAATTGAAGGAATTATTGCAGTACGCCTTTCAGACCAAAAACGCATTGACCATGCCGGTTTCTGCGCCCGGTTCCGCCGGGATGGAGACCTGTTTCGTTAATCTGGTCGAGCCGGGGGACAAGGTCATCGTCTGTCAGAACGGCGTCTTCGGCGGGCGAATGAAGGAGAATGTCGAACGTTGCGGTGGCGTCGCAGTGCTGGTGGAGGATACCTGGGGCGAAGCGATTGATATCGGCAAACTCGAGGAAGCGCTGAAGGCGCATCCCGATGCGAAAATTATCGCCATGGTCCAGGCCGAAACATCGACCGGGGCCCAGTCGGATGTCGCCGCGCTGGTCACGCTGGCGCATGCGCATGACTGCCTGACCATCGTTGACGCCGTGACCTCGCTGGGCGGCACCCCGCTCAAGGTGGATGAGTGGGGGATCGACGCTATCTACTCCGGTTCACAGAAATGTCTCTCCTGCACGCCGGGTTTGTCGCCGGTGAGCTTCAACGAGCGTGCGCAGGAGAAGATCCTCACTCGCAAAACCAGGGTGCAAAGCTGGTTTCTGGACCTGACCCTGGTCATGGGCTATTGGGGCAGCGGAACCCGGCGCGCCTATCATCATACCGCCCCGATCAACGCCCTCTATTCCCTGCATGAGTCGTTGCTGATGCTGCAGGAAGAGGGGTTGGAAAACGCCTGGGCGCGACATCACAAGAACCATCTGGCGCTCAGGGCGGGACTGGAGGCCATGGGGCTGAAGTTTATCGTCAAAGAGGGGGAACGCCTCCCGCAGTTGAACGCCGTGACTATTCCCGCCGGGGTTGATGAGGCAGTGGTGCGCGGTCGTCTGTTGGGTGAATACAACCTGGAGATCGGTGCCGGTCTCGGTGCCCTGGCCGGCAAGGTCTGGCGCATCGGCCTGATGGGGCACTCCAGCCGGGCGGAGAATATCTTGCTGTGTATCGGCGCACTCGAAGCGGTGTTGAGCGACATGGGCGCCGATATTACATCAGGGGTCGCGTTGTCTGCCATGCAGAAGGCTCTGGGTTAA
- a CDS encoding SDR family oxidoreductase produces the protein MEVSTKPIFVAGATGYIGGRLLPRLLDSGYQVRALVRAPEKLRDRPWAQHPNLSIIKGDVLDSDALIQAIAGCRAAYYLVHSMSPEVKDFSVTDRTAARNMVVAAEAANLEQIIYLSGLGEEQSELSHHLQSRTEVGNILRQGAVPVTILRAAMIIGSGSASFEILRYLVDRLPVMITPRWVSTPCQPIGVRNVLHYLLGCLEHKDVVGGTFDIGQPEVIDYRQLMEVYAEEAGLPRRWIIPVPVLTPRLSSYWIHLVTPVPASIARPLAEGLSNPVVCRENRIAELLPQELFDTRKAIRLALDRIKQHTVETSWTDSGEIHPAEWSNPGDPAWAGGSLFSDARRIVLNGQPEDIWPAVSSIGGEVGYYYANWLWEIRGFIDRICGGVGLCRGRRSASELFPGDVIDFWRVVAVEKCTHLMLSAEMKLPGEAVLSFRLNRLADGQTELQQIARFLPRGLFGLLYWYAVMPFHHYVFNGMLRGIAEAAGQTISSGPEKIDKNILL, from the coding sequence ATGGAAGTCAGCACAAAACCGATATTTGTTGCTGGGGCAACAGGATACATTGGTGGTCGCCTTCTCCCTCGGCTGCTGGATTCCGGCTACCAGGTTCGTGCTTTGGTCCGGGCGCCGGAAAAGCTGAGAGATCGTCCCTGGGCACAGCATCCGAATTTAAGCATCATCAAGGGTGATGTCCTTGATTCCGACGCCTTAATTCAAGCCATCGCCGGCTGCCGGGCGGCCTATTACCTGGTTCACTCGATGAGTCCGGAGGTGAAAGATTTTTCGGTGACCGATCGCACCGCAGCCCGGAATATGGTCGTTGCGGCAGAAGCGGCAAACCTGGAACAGATCATTTATCTTAGCGGGCTTGGTGAAGAGCAGAGTGAGCTGAGTCACCACCTGCAGTCACGCACCGAAGTCGGCAATATTCTCCGCCAGGGAGCTGTCCCTGTCACAATTCTACGCGCGGCCATGATCATCGGTTCCGGTAGCGCCTCATTTGAAATCCTCCGCTATCTGGTTGACCGGCTGCCGGTGATGATCACGCCCCGCTGGGTGAGTACCCCCTGTCAACCTATCGGGGTCCGCAATGTTCTTCATTATCTGCTCGGTTGTCTTGAGCATAAGGATGTGGTTGGCGGAACCTTCGATATCGGCCAGCCAGAAGTGATCGACTATCGGCAATTGATGGAAGTTTATGCCGAGGAAGCCGGATTGCCGAGGCGCTGGATTATTCCGGTTCCGGTTCTCACTCCGCGCCTCAGTTCCTACTGGATCCACCTGGTTACCCCGGTACCGGCGTCAATTGCCCGGCCACTGGCGGAAGGTTTAAGTAATCCGGTGGTTTGCCGGGAGAACCGAATCGCCGAGCTTTTGCCGCAAGAACTTTTCGATACCCGCAAGGCGATCCGCCTTGCACTCGATCGTATTAAACAGCATACGGTGGAGACCTCCTGGACCGATTCGGGGGAAATTCACCCGGCGGAATGGAGTAACCCCGGCGACCCGGCCTGGGCCGGCGGCAGTCTTTTCAGTGATGCCCGAAGAATTGTTCTTAATGGCCAGCCGGAAGACATCTGGCCAGCCGTCAGTTCCATCGGCGGGGAAGTCGGCTACTACTATGCAAACTGGTTATGGGAAATTCGCGGTTTTATTGATCGTATCTGCGGCGGGGTTGGACTCTGCCGGGGACGACGAAGCGCCTCTGAACTTTTTCCGGGAGATGTCATCGATTTCTGGCGTGTGGTAGCAGTTGAAAAATGCACGCACCTGATGCTCTCCGCAGAAATGAAATTACCGGGGGAAGCAGTTCTTTCCTTCAGACTGAATCGACTTGCAGACGGACAGACTGAGTTGCAGCAGATTGCCCGGTTTCTGCCGCGCGGCCTGTTCGGTCTCCTTTACTGGTATGCCGTCATGCCATTTCATCATTATGTTTTTAATGGGATGTTGCGCGGGATAGCAGAGGCTGCTGGGCAAACGATTAGCAGTGGCCCGGAAAAAATTGATAAAAATATCCTCCTTTAG
- a CDS encoding YbgA family protein — MTAETIRLGISSCLLGEKVRFDGSHQLDRFLTETLGRYVDYVPVCPEVEVGLPTPRETLRLVGTPDEQRLVFSKSGEDITERMTSWAEQRVRLLEKEDLAGFVFKSKSPSSGMERVRLYDRNGVPNKTGVGLFARVFMAHFPLLPVEEDGRLHDPLLRENFIEAIFVLKRWRASLAQGRSAKLLIDFHTRHKYLLMAHSVESYRQMGKLIAEAGNLDVDILYRDYLQQLLKALHVKTSVAKHANVLQHILGYFKKQLSADEKQEVITLIENYRTQLIPLIVPLTLLNHFVRKYDQPYLGQQVYLNPHPVELKLRNHV; from the coding sequence ATGACAGCAGAAACCATCCGCCTTGGAATAAGTTCCTGCCTGCTCGGTGAAAAAGTTCGCTTCGACGGCAGCCACCAGCTTGATCGCTTTCTGACCGAAACCCTCGGTCGCTATGTTGACTATGTCCCGGTCTGCCCCGAAGTCGAAGTCGGCCTTCCGACTCCGCGTGAAACCCTGCGTCTGGTCGGCACCCCGGACGAGCAACGTCTGGTGTTTTCAAAAAGTGGTGAAGATATCACCGAGCGGATGACCTCCTGGGCAGAGCAACGGGTCAGGCTGCTGGAAAAAGAGGATCTCGCTGGCTTCGTCTTCAAGTCGAAGTCACCGAGCAGCGGTATGGAGCGGGTTCGTCTATACGACCGTAACGGCGTGCCGAACAAGACCGGCGTCGGTCTGTTCGCCAGAGTCTTCATGGCACACTTCCCCCTCCTTCCGGTCGAGGAAGATGGGCGGTTGCATGATCCCCTTTTGCGGGAGAATTTCATCGAAGCGATTTTTGTTCTGAAGCGCTGGCGCGCATCGCTGGCGCAGGGGAGATCGGCGAAACTGCTGATCGATTTCCATACCCGACACAAATATCTGCTTATGGCTCACAGCGTCGAGAGCTACCGACAGATGGGTAAGCTGATCGCCGAAGCCGGCAATCTGGATGTCGATATCCTTTATCGGGACTATCTGCAACAGTTGCTGAAGGCCTTGCATGTGAAAACCAGTGTGGCCAAACATGCCAACGTCCTGCAACATATTCTCGGTTACTTCAAAAAACAGCTCAGTGCGGATGAAAAGCAGGAGGTCATCACCCTGATTGAAAATTACCGCACCCAGCTGATACCGTTGATCGTACCGCTGACCCTGCTGAATCATTTCGTGCGCAAATACGATCAGCCATACCTTGGGCAGCAGGTCTATCTTAACCCTCATCCGGTTGAGTTAAAACTGCGCAACCATGTCTGA
- the sthA gene encoding Si-specific NAD(P)(+) transhydrogenase, with translation METPKTHFDVIVIGSGPGGEGASIKLAKSGKSVAIVERDSFVGGGCTHSGTIPSKTIIHLVQQYAEQKSSRLFNRSQQAKVTAAELLTTVAEVVGQQVRDREGFYLRNDVKVIDGTARFVDTHTIEISDTSANPNRFTADYFVLATGSHPYRPDDIDFDHPRVVDSDTILQLKELPTTMTVYGAGVIGCEYASAFKDLGVRVNLVNTRERLLEFLDEEISNALSYHMRDEQGILIRQNEEYERVEVTDGGVVLHLKTGKVIKSDLLLWANGRSGNSTGMGLEALGIQVDHRGNIAVNAAYQTVQPHIYAVGDIVGFPNLASAAYDQGRFAGTHIVDGYCDDRLVSNIPTGIYTTPEISCLGETERQLTEKCVPYEVGHAFFRNLARGQITGHKAGMLKLLFHRETLELLGIHCFGHNAAEILHIGQAIMAQPVPHNNVKYFINTTFNYPTMAEAYRVAALNGYNRL, from the coding sequence ATGGAAACGCCGAAGACGCACTTTGATGTCATTGTTATTGGCAGCGGCCCTGGAGGTGAAGGGGCTTCGATCAAGCTCGCCAAGTCCGGCAAGTCGGTTGCCATAGTCGAAAGAGACTCCTTTGTCGGGGGGGGCTGCACGCATTCGGGGACGATCCCGAGCAAAACGATTATTCATCTGGTGCAGCAGTACGCCGAACAGAAGAGCAGCCGCCTGTTTAATCGCAGCCAGCAGGCCAAGGTCACCGCTGCTGAACTGTTGACGACCGTGGCCGAAGTTGTGGGGCAGCAGGTTCGCGATCGAGAAGGGTTTTACCTACGCAACGACGTCAAGGTTATCGATGGGACGGCCCGCTTTGTCGATACCCATACCATTGAGATCAGCGATACCTCCGCCAATCCTAACCGGTTCACCGCCGACTATTTCGTGCTGGCGACCGGTTCGCACCCCTATCGGCCGGACGACATTGACTTTGACCATCCCCGGGTGGTTGATAGCGACACGATCCTGCAGTTGAAAGAACTCCCTACTACGATGACGGTTTACGGCGCCGGGGTGATCGGCTGCGAGTACGCTTCAGCGTTTAAAGATCTCGGGGTGAGGGTCAATCTGGTTAATACGCGGGAGCGCCTGCTTGAATTCCTCGATGAAGAGATCAGTAATGCCCTCAGCTATCACATGCGTGATGAGCAGGGGATCCTGATCCGTCAGAATGAGGAGTATGAACGGGTTGAGGTGACTGACGGTGGTGTGGTGCTGCACCTGAAGACCGGCAAGGTCATCAAATCAGACTTGCTGCTCTGGGCCAACGGCCGCAGTGGGAATTCCACCGGGATGGGGCTTGAGGCGTTGGGGATTCAGGTAGATCATCGCGGCAACATCGCGGTGAATGCCGCCTATCAGACGGTCCAGCCCCATATTTATGCGGTTGGGGATATTGTCGGTTTCCCCAACCTGGCGAGTGCCGCCTACGATCAAGGACGCTTCGCCGGGACACACATTGTTGACGGGTACTGTGACGACCGATTGGTCAGCAATATTCCGACCGGCATCTATACCACTCCCGAAATCAGCTGTCTGGGCGAAACCGAACGCCAGCTGACCGAGAAGTGCGTCCCTTACGAAGTGGGGCATGCCTTTTTCCGCAACCTGGCTCGCGGTCAGATCACCGGGCACAAGGCGGGCATGCTCAAATTACTCTTTCATCGCGAGACGCTCGAACTCCTCGGCATCCACTGTTTCGGTCATAACGCGGCTGAAATTCTCCACATCGGTCAGGCGATCATGGCCCAGCCTGTACCGCACAACAACGTCAAGTATTTCATTAACACCACCTTCAACTACCCAACCATGGCCGAGGCCTATCGGGTCGCGGCGCTCAATGGTTATAACCGGCTGTAA
- the queF gene encoding NADPH-dependent 7-cyano-7-deazaguanine reductase QueF (Catalyzes the NADPH-dependent reduction of 7-cyano-7-deazaguanine (preQ0) to 7-aminomethyl-7-deazaguanine (preQ1) in queuosine biosynthesis) encodes MSDYPNNIPLGKATAYISQYDPALLCPFPRQVKRDEIGVEGSLPFSGGDLWNGYELSWLNLKGMPQVAMARFFFACESPFLIESKSFKLYLNSFNQTSIDSWDKVQRTLTTDLSAVSGAPVRVELLRLSTAGSQLDSLPGDCLDDLDLHIDNYQLQPAGLKADADNQVSEILHSHLLKSNCLVTNQPDWGSILIEYSGARIDREALLRYLISFRQHNEFHEQCVERIFVDLQRTCRPRELSVQAWYTRRGGLDINPFRTNCCHEPRILRLVRQ; translated from the coding sequence TTGAGTGATTACCCGAACAATATCCCCCTCGGCAAAGCGACTGCCTATATCTCGCAATATGATCCCGCTTTGCTCTGTCCCTTTCCGCGACAGGTCAAGCGCGATGAAATCGGCGTAGAGGGCAGCCTCCCTTTTTCCGGTGGTGATTTGTGGAACGGCTATGAACTCTCCTGGCTGAACCTCAAGGGGATGCCGCAGGTTGCCATGGCGCGGTTTTTCTTCGCTTGTGAATCCCCTTTTTTAATTGAATCGAAGTCGTTCAAGCTGTACCTCAATTCCTTTAATCAGACCTCTATCGATAGTTGGGATAAGGTACAACGGACCCTGACGACAGATCTTTCCGCCGTCAGCGGCGCACCGGTCCGGGTAGAGTTGTTGAGACTGAGCACCGCCGGGAGCCAGCTTGATTCCCTGCCCGGAGATTGTCTGGATGACCTAGATCTGCACATCGATAACTATCAGCTGCAACCCGCAGGGCTGAAGGCTGATGCCGACAATCAGGTCAGCGAAATTCTGCACAGTCACCTGCTCAAGAGTAATTGTCTGGTGACCAATCAACCCGACTGGGGTTCAATTCTTATTGAATATTCCGGGGCCAGGATCGACCGCGAGGCTCTGCTGCGGTATCTGATCTCCTTTCGTCAGCACAACGAATTTCATGAACAGTGTGTCGAGCGGATCTTTGTTGACCTTCAACGGACCTGTCGACCACGGGAGCTCAGCGTGCAAGCCTGGTATACGCGGCGTGGCGGTCTGGATATCAACCCCTTTCGCACCAACTGTTGTCACGAACCACGTATCCTGCGCCTGGTGCGACAGTAA
- a CDS encoding pyrimidine/purine nucleoside phosphorylase codes for MKKFKQVNVIKKANIYFNGKVTSRTLVFDDSSIKTLGIMLPGEYLFNTDSKEVMEILSGDLEVLLPDDDNWITVTSGGSFEVPAQSKFELKVKTITDYCCSFVV; via the coding sequence ATGAAGAAATTCAAGCAGGTTAATGTCATCAAAAAAGCAAACATTTATTTCAACGGCAAGGTCACCAGCCGCACCCTTGTTTTCGATGATAGCTCCATCAAGACCCTCGGCATTATGCTGCCGGGAGAGTATCTCTTCAACACCGACAGTAAAGAAGTTATGGAGATCCTGTCGGGAGACCTTGAGGTCCTGCTACCGGATGATGACAACTGGATAACAGTGACAAGCGGGGGATCGTTCGAAGTACCTGCGCAATCCAAGTTTGAGCTGAAGGTCAAAACCATTACCGACTACTGTTGTTCCTTCGTTGTCTAA
- a CDS encoding CBS domain-containing protein yields MVKTVRDVLRSKGGIMYSVEADATVLSALALMAQEDVGALMVMDSGSLVGMLSERDYARKVVLHGLSSPMTKVRAIMTRDIYYTRPEQTVEECMALVTEKRCRHLPVMEADKLVGLISIGDLVKASIAEKEFIIGQLENYIKGG; encoded by the coding sequence ATGGTCAAAACTGTCAGAGATGTTCTGCGTAGCAAGGGGGGGATCATGTATAGCGTTGAGGCCGATGCCACTGTGCTGAGCGCCCTCGCGCTGATGGCACAGGAAGATGTCGGGGCGCTCATGGTGATGGATTCCGGAAGTTTGGTCGGGATGCTCTCTGAGCGTGATTACGCGCGCAAGGTCGTACTGCACGGGCTTTCTTCGCCGATGACCAAGGTGCGCGCGATCATGACGCGAGATATTTATTACACCCGTCCTGAACAGACAGTTGAGGAATGTATGGCGCTGGTGACCGAAAAGCGTTGTCGTCATCTGCCGGTTATGGAGGCTGACAAGCTGGTCGGCTTGATTTCAATCGGCGATCTGGTCAAGGCTTCAATCGCCGAAAAAGAGTTTATTATCGGTCAGCTGGAAAACTACATCAAAGGTGGTTGA